A portion of the Bacillus sp. es.034 genome contains these proteins:
- a CDS encoding penicillin-binding transpeptidase domain-containing protein, which translates to MKKRPSMNIGAAILFGIFGLLFFVLMVRFVTIQVTGEAEGKVLASQAAKKYIKSHILEAHRGTIFDGKGEVIAEDTSAYTLVAILDPSITSDPKKPKHVTDPEKTAKVLAKYLDMKESEIYDRLNKKGPYQVEFGAAGRDLSHQMMLDIKEEDIPGVTFRKEAKRFYPNGSFASHLIGFAQKTTDDDGDSTTVGKMGVEASFNDVLKGKDGSVSYKSDVWGYLLPNSDEHVTKPKDGDDLYLTIDKKIQTFLEEAMNEVQKKYKPKKMFAIVADPKTGKILAMSQRPTFHPDTREGLLDNWTNIIVEDTYEPGSTMKSFSLAAAVNEGKFNPNETYESGKYYVENVPNPIRDHNGGEGWGTITFLEGVQRSSNVAFANLLDKIGFKKYENYLHDFGFGEATDVGLPNEASGSILYHYPIEKYTTIFGQGTTVTPLQMIQAESAIANDGKMMKPYVISKIVDPNTKKVIKETKPEVSGTPITKETAIKTREYLETTVTSEHGTGQKFAIEGYRVGGKSGSGQIPDPSNGRYMVGKENYLFSFMGMAPIDDPQLIVYVGVQQPELEPTEIGSDPVSAVFNPVMQNSLKYLNIKPQEKVSLKKQSLPETRDMSVEEAKKELEKAGVTPVVVGNGSQVVKQLPQGGNAILEGERVVIKTDGDITIPDMKGWSVRDVFKVAGIAGLKMNMVGNGYAFSQNIQPGIKVKKDEPLVVNFKTPEEAAQPKEKEEEQLN; encoded by the coding sequence ATGAAAAAAAGGCCAAGTATGAACATAGGGGCAGCCATCCTTTTCGGGATTTTCGGCTTGCTCTTTTTTGTATTAATGGTCCGCTTCGTCACCATTCAGGTCACGGGAGAAGCGGAAGGGAAGGTCCTGGCATCTCAAGCGGCAAAAAAATATATCAAAAGTCATATTTTAGAAGCGCATAGAGGGACAATCTTTGACGGAAAAGGGGAAGTCATCGCAGAAGATACATCCGCTTATACGTTGGTTGCGATATTAGATCCAAGTATCACCAGTGACCCGAAGAAACCCAAGCATGTGACAGACCCTGAAAAAACGGCCAAAGTCCTCGCCAAGTATCTTGATATGAAGGAAAGTGAGATTTATGACCGTTTAAACAAAAAGGGTCCGTATCAAGTGGAATTCGGTGCTGCAGGAAGAGATTTATCCCATCAGATGATGCTTGACATTAAAGAAGAAGATATCCCTGGTGTTACGTTCAGGAAGGAAGCGAAGCGATTTTATCCTAACGGCTCCTTCGCCTCCCATCTTATCGGGTTCGCACAGAAAACAACCGACGACGATGGGGATTCTACGACAGTGGGTAAAATGGGAGTGGAAGCAAGTTTCAACGATGTATTGAAAGGCAAGGATGGGTCTGTATCTTATAAGAGTGATGTATGGGGCTATCTCCTGCCGAATTCAGACGAACATGTTACAAAGCCTAAGGATGGAGATGATCTTTATCTGACCATCGATAAGAAGATTCAAACCTTCCTTGAAGAAGCAATGAATGAAGTCCAGAAAAAATACAAGCCTAAGAAAATGTTTGCCATCGTAGCTGACCCGAAAACAGGTAAGATTCTTGCCATGAGTCAAAGGCCGACATTCCACCCGGATACAAGAGAGGGGCTCCTGGATAACTGGACCAACATCATCGTTGAAGATACGTATGAACCAGGCTCCACGATGAAGTCTTTTTCCCTTGCAGCTGCAGTGAATGAAGGTAAGTTCAATCCGAATGAAACCTATGAATCTGGTAAGTACTATGTAGAAAATGTTCCAAATCCGATCCGGGATCATAATGGTGGAGAAGGTTGGGGAACGATCACGTTCCTTGAAGGCGTTCAAAGATCCTCCAATGTTGCATTTGCGAATCTGCTGGATAAAATCGGATTTAAGAAATATGAAAACTATTTACATGACTTTGGATTTGGCGAAGCGACAGACGTAGGATTACCAAATGAAGCATCGGGTTCGATATTATATCATTACCCGATTGAAAAATACACGACCATCTTCGGTCAAGGTACGACCGTCACACCGCTTCAAATGATCCAGGCGGAATCGGCGATTGCCAATGATGGGAAAATGATGAAGCCCTATGTCATTTCAAAGATCGTCGATCCCAATACAAAGAAAGTGATCAAAGAGACGAAGCCTGAAGTGTCAGGCACCCCTATCACGAAGGAAACAGCGATCAAGACAAGGGAGTACCTGGAGACGACCGTCACATCTGAACATGGTACAGGACAGAAGTTTGCGATAGAAGGATATCGTGTCGGCGGTAAATCCGGTTCGGGTCAGATACCTGATCCCTCGAATGGCCGTTATATGGTCGGTAAGGAAAATTACCTTTTCTCCTTTATGGGTATGGCCCCTATCGACGATCCTCAGTTAATCGTTTATGTCGGGGTCCAACAGCCTGAATTAGAACCGACTGAAATCGGATCGGATCCGGTCTCTGCGGTCTTCAATCCCGTTATGCAAAACAGCTTAAAGTACCTGAACATCAAACCTCAGGAAAAAGTGAGCCTGAAGAAACAATCACTCCCTGAAACGAGGGACATGAGCGTAGAAGAAGCGAAGAAAGAGCTGGAAAAAGCAGGGGTCACTCCTGTTGTGGTCGGAAATGGTTCTCAAGTGGTCAAACAGCTTCCTCAAGGCGGAAACGCCATTCTTGAAGGGGAAAGAGTAGTGATCAAAACGGACGGAGACATCACCATTCCCGATATGAAGGGGTGGTCTGTAAGGGATGTCTTTAAGGTAGCGGGTATTGCCGGTCTGAAGATGAATATGGTTGGAAATGGATATGCATTCAGCCAGAATATACAGCCTGGAATAAAGGTCAAGAAAGATGAGCCACTCGTCGTCAACTTCAAGACCCCCGAAGAAGCAGCCCAACCAAAAGAAAAAGAAGAAGAACAGCTGAATTAA
- the ftsL gene encoding cell division protein FtsL: MSNLARNYEQQNVEKSYQSVQAKPKRLNEERRSVVTPGEKILVAIFAMVFCILAVQIVSTQAAIYDVNKEVQQVETTIEKQEKANNDLKLQVSELSTYERILEKAKELGLNLKEKNVKVVEQ, translated from the coding sequence TTGAGTAACTTAGCGAGAAATTATGAGCAGCAAAATGTTGAGAAATCCTATCAGTCCGTTCAAGCCAAACCTAAGCGTCTGAATGAAGAAAGAAGGTCCGTTGTCACACCGGGTGAGAAAATCCTTGTGGCCATCTTCGCAATGGTATTTTGTATCCTGGCGGTTCAAATTGTTTCGACCCAGGCAGCCATCTATGATGTCAACAAAGAGGTTCAACAAGTAGAAACGACCATTGAAAAGCAGGAAAAGGCGAACAATGACCTGAAACTTCAAGTAAGTGAACTTAGTACGTATGAACGTATTCTCGAAAAAGCAAAGGAACTTGGACTTAACTTGAAAGAAAAGAACGTTAAGGTTGTTGAACAATAA
- the rsmH gene encoding 16S rRNA (cytosine(1402)-N(4))-methyltransferase RsmH produces the protein MFKHTTVLLKETVDGLDIKEDGVYVDCTLGGAGHSEYLASQLSSEGHLYCFDQDETAINHAKEKLAAYQDTVTFVQSNFRNIKEELEQLGVHSVDGILYDLGVSSPQLDTPERGFSYHHDAPLDMRMDLQGEVSAYDVVNHWSFEDLVRIFYRYGEEKFSKQIARKIEAAREVKAIETTGELVELIKEGIPAPARRKGGHPAKRVFQAIRIAVNDELGAFEDSLEQAIGLLHKGGRVSVITFHSLEDRICKTMFKEKASGPDLPPGLPIIPEGYEAELKLVTRKPILPSEEELEENNRARSAKLRIAEKNI, from the coding sequence ATGTTTAAACATACAACTGTATTATTGAAAGAAACCGTAGATGGACTGGATATCAAGGAAGATGGAGTCTATGTGGATTGTACGTTAGGCGGGGCTGGTCATAGTGAGTACCTGGCCAGCCAGCTTTCCTCCGAGGGGCATCTCTATTGCTTCGATCAGGATGAAACGGCCATCAACCATGCGAAAGAAAAGCTTGCAGCTTATCAGGACACGGTGACATTCGTTCAATCAAATTTCCGGAATATCAAGGAAGAGCTTGAACAACTCGGAGTACATAGTGTGGATGGGATTCTTTACGATCTTGGTGTGTCATCTCCTCAGCTGGATACTCCAGAAAGGGGCTTTAGTTATCACCACGATGCGCCTCTGGATATGAGAATGGACTTACAAGGTGAAGTTAGTGCTTATGATGTCGTCAACCATTGGTCGTTTGAAGATCTGGTCCGAATTTTTTACCGGTATGGTGAAGAAAAGTTTTCGAAGCAGATTGCAAGGAAGATTGAAGCGGCACGCGAAGTGAAAGCGATCGAAACGACAGGTGAATTGGTAGAACTGATCAAGGAAGGGATTCCGGCACCTGCAAGACGAAAGGGTGGTCATCCTGCCAAGAGGGTCTTTCAAGCGATCCGAATTGCCGTCAACGATGAGCTTGGAGCCTTTGAGGATTCATTGGAACAAGCCATAGGGCTTCTGCATAAGGGTGGAAGAGTGAGTGTCATTACGTTCCATTCTTTAGAAGACCGGATTTGTAAAACGATGTTCAAAGAAAAAGCATCAGGGCCGGACCTGCCACCGGGATTACCTATCATCCCGGAAGGCTATGAAGCAGAACTTAAACTTGTAACGAGAAAACCGATCCTGCCAAGCGAAGAAGAGTTGGAAGAAAATAATCGGGCCAGGTCGGCTAAATTGAGAATCGCAGAAAAAAATATATAA
- the mraZ gene encoding division/cell wall cluster transcriptional repressor MraZ: MFMGEYQHNIDNKGRIIVPAKFRDHLGDSFVITRGLDQCLFGYPMDEWRSLEEKLKALPLTKKDARSFTRFFFSGATESELDKTGRVNIPATLVNYAQLDKECIILGVSNRIEIWSKSLWEDYFTQSEDSFAELAENMVGFDI; this comes from the coding sequence ATGTTCATGGGCGAATATCAACATAACATTGATAATAAAGGCCGTATAATCGTACCTGCCAAGTTCCGGGATCATCTCGGGGATTCGTTTGTGATCACCCGGGGACTTGATCAGTGCTTATTTGGTTACCCCATGGATGAGTGGCGTTCCCTAGAGGAAAAGCTTAAAGCCCTGCCGCTTACGAAAAAAGATGCCCGTTCCTTCACTCGATTCTTCTTCTCGGGGGCAACCGAGAGTGAACTGGATAAAACGGGAAGGGTGAATATTCCTGCTACACTTGTGAATTATGCACAATTGGATAAAGAATGCATTATTTTAGGAGTTTCCAATCGAATTGAGATTTGGAGTAAATCATTATGGGAAGACTATTTCACACAGTCTGAAGATTCATTTGCTGAGCTTGCAGAGAATATGGTGGGATTTGATATTTAG
- the bshC gene encoding bacillithiol biosynthesis cysteine-adding enzyme BshC, with the protein MELESLNIPAINQFASKYLKQEEPVTSFFHYNINKPSVYEERMEDLGSRTFPREGLSECISSYMKGLPSSDKVEEALEKLRDNAVTVVAGQQAGLLTGPLYTIHKIISVIQLARQQEARLGHPVVPVFWIAGEDHDYQEVNHIYVEKGSKLEKVGYPERVLEKKMTSYITYSNSVMKKWLDDILVALGETEHSKQLSGELHQMIDEEESIVRFFAHIVMSLFKDFGLLVIDSSHPPLRKLEAAHFRYLIENSQSITDAVLQQQSDIRESGFHTQLDISPNAANLFLQIHNERALLDRDGDLFFEKNSGKTYSSVELLSILEKSPESFSNNVVTRPMMQEWLFPNLAFIAGPGEIAYWGELKRAFEYVDLKMPPVVPRLNITIVEREINKRIQDLQLSIHGVITEGVATAREAFWKSLERPGIEKEMKSIQDELDRRYEEIRKQAVSIDQGLNPILDKNLEFHHGQFDYLRKKIDKALKDKHSLIFNQFMKVENSIRPNEGPQERTWNVLYFLNKYGPAFIRDLTLLDYSFDSTHKVIYI; encoded by the coding sequence ATGGAATTGGAAAGCTTAAACATTCCAGCAATAAATCAGTTTGCGTCTAAATATTTAAAACAAGAAGAGCCTGTCACTTCTTTTTTTCATTATAATATCAATAAACCATCCGTTTACGAGGAAAGGATGGAGGATTTAGGATCACGTACTTTCCCTCGGGAGGGTCTCTCAGAATGTATCTCTTCCTATATGAAAGGGCTGCCTTCTTCCGATAAAGTAGAAGAGGCACTTGAGAAACTGAGGGATAATGCGGTAACCGTCGTGGCGGGTCAACAGGCAGGTCTTTTAACGGGTCCGCTTTATACCATACATAAAATTATTTCAGTCATCCAATTGGCCAGGCAGCAGGAAGCGCGACTGGGGCACCCGGTTGTACCGGTTTTTTGGATAGCTGGGGAGGACCACGATTATCAGGAAGTGAACCATATATACGTTGAAAAAGGATCAAAGCTTGAAAAGGTGGGGTATCCCGAGAGAGTATTGGAAAAAAAGATGACCTCTTACATAACCTATTCCAACTCCGTGATGAAGAAATGGCTTGATGACATTCTCGTCGCTTTAGGGGAAACGGAACATTCAAAACAGCTTTCAGGGGAGCTTCATCAGATGATCGATGAGGAAGAGTCGATCGTCCGCTTCTTTGCCCATATCGTCATGAGTCTATTCAAGGATTTCGGATTACTGGTCATTGATTCCTCCCACCCTCCGCTAAGAAAACTGGAAGCGGCACACTTTCGTTATTTGATTGAAAACAGCCAGTCGATAACGGATGCGGTCCTTCAGCAACAGAGTGACATACGGGAAAGTGGTTTTCATACTCAGCTGGATATCTCTCCCAATGCCGCCAATCTTTTTCTTCAGATTCACAATGAAAGGGCTTTGTTAGATCGGGATGGGGATCTGTTTTTTGAGAAAAATAGCGGGAAAACATATTCTTCCGTTGAGCTATTATCCATTTTGGAGAAAAGCCCTGAATCTTTCAGCAATAATGTCGTCACAAGGCCGATGATGCAGGAATGGTTATTCCCGAATCTGGCGTTTATCGCGGGACCAGGGGAAATAGCCTACTGGGGAGAATTGAAAAGAGCGTTCGAATACGTTGATTTGAAGATGCCTCCCGTCGTGCCACGATTAAATATCACCATAGTGGAAAGGGAGATAAATAAAAGGATCCAAGACCTCCAACTATCCATTCACGGAGTGATTACAGAAGGGGTGGCAACTGCCAGGGAGGCCTTTTGGAAATCTCTTGAGCGTCCAGGGATAGAAAAGGAAATGAAGAGCATTCAGGATGAACTCGATCGCCGATATGAGGAAATCCGTAAACAGGCTGTCTCGATTGATCAGGGGTTGAATCCGATCCTTGATAAGAATCTTGAATTCCACCATGGTCAGTTCGATTATTTACGCAAAAAAATTGACAAAGCGTTAAAAGATAAGCACTCCTTGATCTTCAACCAATTCATGAAAGTGGAAAACAGTATCCGACCAAATGAAGGACCACAGGAAAGAACCTGGAATGTCCTCTATTTCCTGAACAAATACGGACCTGCTTTCATAAGGGACCTGACCCTGCTGGATTATTCCTTTGATAGCACTCATAAGGTGATCTATATCTGA
- a CDS encoding DUF3397 domain-containing protein — translation MASIFSTIIAIFVMIPFLGYFISFILAKEILKSHRRAVHIAIDITTFLLIVSVHFIVIAIWRTSYLWLIFIVICSIGVLFAIMYWKAKGEIDYPKVLRGFWRVNFLLFFTAYITLMITGLVLRILELY, via the coding sequence ATGGCTTCCATTTTTTCGACGATCATTGCCATTTTTGTCATGATTCCATTTTTAGGGTATTTCATCAGTTTTATTCTTGCCAAGGAAATCTTAAAGAGTCACCGGAGAGCTGTGCATATCGCCATTGATATTACGACATTTCTCCTGATTGTATCTGTTCATTTCATTGTCATCGCCATATGGAGGACATCCTATCTGTGGCTCATTTTTATTGTGATCTGTTCAATCGGAGTGCTGTTTGCCATCATGTATTGGAAAGCAAAGGGTGAGATCGACTACCCCAAAGTGCTCAGAGGGTTCTGGCGGGTGAACTTCCTTTTATTTTTTACTGCTTATATCACGTTGATGATCACGGGCCTAGTCCTCCGAATCCTGGAACTGTATTAA
- a CDS encoding 2-dehydropantoate 2-reductase — MKIGIIGGGAVGLLFAGYLGRLSDVTLIVRRESQVRSLLDHGVTIYKEGSAITTKVGAVQEHETQKEYDLVIVAVKEYDLPFLRRGLVELGSHVPLLFVQNGIGHVDWVKSLPHLNLIAGSVNHGAMKEHDAAVHHLGEAETNIALIRGNCYVIEEIVSMSIDSFRFSIRKDFEKMLLTKLFVNVSINPLTALTGVTNGKLIDNPYFHELQKGLFNEMLLLFPQMKGIISFEKVVDICRNTYQNRSSMLKDIESHRRTEIESIIGVLLNKAQKEHHFVPIMSLLYKLVKGIEREGLGG, encoded by the coding sequence ATGAAAATTGGAATCATTGGAGGAGGAGCGGTCGGCCTTTTATTTGCCGGTTATCTGGGCCGGTTATCTGATGTAACCCTTATTGTCAGGAGGGAGTCCCAAGTCCGCTCACTGTTGGATCATGGGGTCACCATATATAAAGAAGGGTCGGCAATCACAACCAAGGTAGGAGCCGTACAAGAACACGAAACGCAGAAGGAATACGACCTTGTGATTGTGGCTGTGAAGGAATATGATCTCCCGTTTCTTAGAAGGGGACTCGTCGAACTCGGATCTCACGTACCCCTTCTGTTTGTTCAAAATGGAATAGGTCATGTTGATTGGGTGAAATCATTACCTCACCTGAATCTGATCGCGGGCTCGGTGAATCATGGGGCCATGAAGGAACATGACGCCGCCGTTCATCATTTAGGGGAAGCGGAGACGAATATTGCGTTAATTAGAGGAAATTGCTATGTGATAGAAGAAATAGTATCAATGAGCATTGATTCCTTCCGGTTTTCAATCCGGAAAGACTTCGAGAAGATGCTCCTGACTAAGTTATTCGTCAACGTATCAATCAACCCGCTGACGGCTTTAACGGGTGTGACGAACGGTAAGCTTATTGACAACCCTTATTTCCATGAATTACAGAAGGGATTATTCAACGAAATGCTTCTCTTATTTCCTCAAATGAAAGGGATTATTTCCTTTGAAAAAGTAGTTGATATCTGCCGGAATACATATCAAAACAGATCTTCCATGTTAAAAGACATAGAATCACATAGAAGGACGGAAATTGAATCGATCATTGGCGTCCTTCTCAATAAAGCCCAAAAAGAACACCATTTTGTACCCATCATGAGTCTACTTTACAAATTAGTTAAAGGAATAGAAAGAGAAGGTCTGGGGGGGTAA
- a CDS encoding acyl-CoA carboxylase subunit beta: MSTSKTIINTLEETRERIASGGQPKYHEKLKEQKKMFVRDRLQQLFDNGDYQEDGMFANIKANDLPADGVVTAIGKVGGQTVCVMANDSTVKAGSWGARTVEKIIRIQETALNLKVPIFYLVDSAGARITDQLDMFPNRRGAGKIFHNQVKMSGMVPQICVLFGPSAAGGAYIPAFCDIVIMVDGNASMYLGSPRMAEKVIGEKVTLEEMGGARMHCTVSGCGDLLAASEEEAIEEAKRYLSYFPANYQHKPKVLDGLAPKHEKLLEDIIPEHQNAPFNMYDCIDTLIDEGSFFEMKKLFAPELITGFGRLDGKVVGIIANQPKVKGGVLFHDSADKGAKFIQLCDAFHIPLLFLADVPGFMIGTKVERAGIIRHGAKLIAAMSSATVTKISVIVRKAYGAGLYAMAGPAFDPDVCIALPTAQIAVMGPEAAVNAVYSNKIQAIEDPKERIQYVQEKQKEYKEHIDIYKLASELIVDEITAPNELRSVLIQRYKLYETKDVKFSERKHPVYPV; the protein is encoded by the coding sequence ATGTCAACATCTAAAACGATCATCAACACTCTTGAAGAAACAAGGGAAAGAATTGCTTCCGGTGGTCAGCCTAAATATCATGAGAAATTGAAAGAACAGAAAAAGATGTTTGTCCGGGATCGACTGCAACAATTATTTGATAATGGGGATTATCAGGAAGATGGGATGTTCGCCAATATTAAGGCGAACGATTTACCGGCTGATGGAGTAGTGACGGCGATCGGAAAAGTAGGGGGGCAGACTGTGTGCGTCATGGCCAATGATTCCACGGTCAAAGCCGGATCATGGGGTGCGCGGACAGTTGAGAAAATCATCAGGATCCAGGAAACGGCACTTAATTTGAAAGTGCCTATCTTCTATTTAGTGGACTCTGCAGGTGCACGTATCACCGATCAGTTAGATATGTTCCCGAATCGTCGGGGGGCAGGCAAAATATTTCATAACCAAGTTAAGATGTCCGGCATGGTTCCACAGATTTGCGTCCTTTTTGGACCATCAGCAGCCGGAGGAGCCTATATTCCCGCATTCTGCGACATTGTCATCATGGTGGATGGGAATGCGTCCATGTATCTTGGATCACCCCGAATGGCGGAAAAGGTGATTGGGGAAAAAGTGACCCTTGAAGAAATGGGCGGTGCAAGAATGCATTGTACGGTCAGTGGATGTGGTGACCTGCTTGCGGCTTCCGAAGAGGAGGCAATTGAAGAAGCGAAGAGATACTTAAGTTACTTCCCGGCGAATTATCAACACAAGCCAAAGGTGCTGGATGGACTTGCTCCTAAACATGAAAAGCTTCTCGAAGACATTATCCCTGAACATCAAAATGCTCCATTCAATATGTATGATTGCATTGATACGTTGATTGATGAAGGAAGCTTCTTTGAAATGAAAAAGCTATTCGCTCCTGAATTGATCACAGGTTTCGGGCGACTTGACGGGAAGGTAGTGGGGATCATTGCCAATCAACCGAAAGTGAAGGGTGGAGTGCTTTTCCATGATTCCGCCGATAAGGGCGCTAAATTCATTCAATTATGTGATGCTTTCCATATTCCTTTGTTGTTCCTTGCTGATGTACCTGGATTCATGATCGGGACCAAGGTGGAAAGAGCGGGGATTATCCGCCACGGTGCAAAACTGATAGCAGCCATGAGTTCGGCAACGGTTACGAAAATTTCCGTAATCGTAAGAAAAGCTTATGGAGCAGGTTTATATGCAATGGCAGGTCCTGCTTTCGACCCGGATGTCTGTATTGCCCTTCCAACGGCTCAAATTGCCGTAATGGGTCCTGAGGCCGCGGTTAATGCCGTATATTCCAATAAGATCCAGGCAATCGAAGATCCGAAAGAAAGAATTCAGTATGTCCAGGAAAAACAGAAGGAATATAAAGAGCATATCGATATTTATAAATTGGCTTCTGAATTAATTGTAGATGAAATCACCGCACCGAATGAATTACGATCCGTATTGATCCAAAGGTATAAGCTTTATGAAACAAAAGATGTAAAGTTCAGTGAAAGAAAACATCCTGTATATCCTGTATAA
- a CDS encoding biotin/lipoyl-binding carrier protein — MKEITSTMAGTVLNVLVEQGGEVSSGDTVLMLESMKMEIPVEAEAAGKVTEIKVNVGDFVNEGDVLLIIEG, encoded by the coding sequence ATGAAGGAAATCACATCAACAATGGCAGGGACGGTACTAAATGTATTAGTGGAACAAGGTGGAGAGGTGTCGAGCGGAGATACGGTCTTAATGCTGGAATCCATGAAAATGGAAATTCCCGTTGAAGCTGAAGCAGCCGGGAAAGTCACAGAGATTAAAGTGAATGTAGGGGACTTTGTAAATGAAGGCGATGTATTACTTATAATCGAAGGATGA
- a CDS encoding acetyl-CoA carboxylase biotin carboxylase subunit yields MQKILIANRGEIASRIIKTCKQLNIQTVAVYSDADQDMPFVKEADVAFRIGESQVNRSYLVVDNILDVAKKEKVDGIHPGYGLLSENADFAKRVSEEGITFIGPAHDIIEKMGDKVEARRVMQDASVPVVPGSDGGVGTIEAAIEVASEIGYPVMLKASGGGGGIGMIRCENEQALVQSFDSTKNRAKAYFGKEEVFLEKCIENARHVEIQIFGDHHGNLVHLFERNCSVQRRNQKVIEESPSPGLSQETKEKMYTAAIEAGKAVDYTNAGTVEFIVDEEENFYFLEMNTRLQVEHPVTETITGLDLVKWQLLVASGEPLPLCRQEEIQSAGHAIEFRVYAEDPKTFYPSPGKLTELEWGQGEGVRIDSGYEKGNNVTPFYDPMISKCIIQGKDRQDALDKAKVFFAGVTIEGVKTNVSLFRDILEDNGFKDGSYTTKWLQDFLTAKRT; encoded by the coding sequence GTGCAGAAGATATTAATTGCAAACAGGGGAGAAATTGCTTCTAGGATCATCAAAACATGTAAACAATTAAACATTCAAACAGTCGCGGTTTATTCAGATGCAGATCAGGATATGCCCTTTGTGAAAGAAGCGGATGTTGCATTCCGCATAGGTGAATCACAAGTGAACCGTTCATACTTAGTGGTGGACAATATATTGGATGTTGCAAAGAAGGAGAAAGTGGATGGCATCCATCCCGGGTACGGCCTGCTCTCGGAAAATGCCGACTTCGCGAAGAGGGTTTCGGAAGAGGGCATTACTTTTATTGGTCCTGCCCATGACATCATTGAAAAAATGGGAGATAAGGTAGAGGCAAGAAGAGTGATGCAGGATGCGTCTGTTCCTGTAGTGCCGGGAAGCGACGGAGGAGTCGGTACCATAGAGGCTGCTATAGAGGTGGCAAGTGAAATCGGCTACCCTGTGATGCTGAAGGCAAGTGGCGGGGGCGGGGGGATCGGCATGATTCGCTGTGAAAATGAGCAAGCGCTCGTTCAAAGCTTCGATTCTACTAAAAACCGTGCCAAAGCCTATTTCGGGAAAGAGGAAGTCTTCCTAGAGAAATGTATAGAGAATGCGAGACATGTTGAAATACAAATCTTTGGTGATCATCATGGAAATCTCGTTCATCTATTCGAGCGGAATTGTTCCGTACAACGTAGAAATCAAAAAGTGATAGAGGAATCACCTTCTCCCGGTCTATCTCAAGAAACGAAGGAGAAGATGTACACCGCTGCCATAGAGGCTGGAAAGGCAGTGGATTACACGAATGCAGGAACGGTGGAGTTTATCGTTGATGAAGAGGAGAATTTTTACTTCCTTGAAATGAATACCCGCCTACAAGTAGAGCATCCGGTCACTGAAACGATCACGGGGCTCGATCTCGTGAAATGGCAGCTGCTTGTAGCAAGCGGAGAGCCTCTCCCCCTTTGCAGGCAGGAAGAAATCCAAAGTGCCGGTCATGCGATTGAGTTCAGGGTATATGCCGAAGATCCAAAGACGTTTTACCCTTCTCCAGGCAAGCTGACAGAATTGGAATGGGGTCAAGGTGAAGGTGTCCGGATTGACAGCGGCTATGAAAAAGGGAACAATGTGACCCCCTTCTATGATCCGATGATCTCCAAGTGTATCATCCAGGGGAAGGACCGTCAGGATGCACTGGACAAAGCAAAGGTTTTCTTTGCAGGGGTAACGATTGAAGGCGTCAAAACGAATGTCAGTCTATTCAGGGATATACTTGAAGACAACGGGTTCAAAGATGGATCATATACGACCAAATGGCTTCAGGACTTCTTGACAGCCAAACGTACGTAA
- a CDS encoding N-acetyltransferase: protein MAVKVEKLKVNYKTLEEFKKFKEYGVQELSMLEDLQANIIENDSESPFYGIYFGDTLVARMSLYQRNARFDQYFDPPQNYLELWKLEVLPKYQNKSYGKELVDFAKTFGLPIKTNSRIKSQGFWEKMGFEAVTYEVERDLGENPYVWFPEGVKEQKIS, encoded by the coding sequence ATGGCAGTAAAAGTGGAGAAATTAAAAGTAAACTATAAAACTCTAGAGGAGTTTAAGAAATTTAAAGAATATGGTGTACAGGAATTATCCATGCTTGAGGATCTGCAGGCGAATATCATTGAAAACGATAGTGAATCTCCGTTTTACGGAATTTACTTCGGGGATACCCTGGTTGCCAGAATGAGTCTATATCAACGCAATGCCCGTTTTGATCAATACTTCGATCCTCCCCAAAATTATTTGGAGCTTTGGAAGCTTGAAGTATTGCCAAAATACCAAAATAAAAGCTACGGAAAAGAATTAGTGGATTTCGCCAAGACCTTCGGATTACCGATCAAGACAAACTCGCGAATCAAATCTCAAGGATTCTGGGAGAAGATGGGGTTTGAAGCCGTAACCTACGAAGTGGAAAGGGATCTAGGTGAAAATCCATACGTATGGTTCCCTGAAGGGGTAAAAGAACAGAAAATCAGTTAA